In Ictalurus punctatus breed USDA103 chromosome 3, Coco_2.0, whole genome shotgun sequence, the following are encoded in one genomic region:
- the dhx57 gene encoding putative ATP-dependent RNA helicase DHX57, with the protein MSGRRRAKPNRGGGRFNKSGGGRGGGGRKAFSALDDDDDFNLDLGPGRSIKPPSKGRGRGTFTSRGHGDSRGRGRGSSREGSRQSEEKRDQGRSDHFKLPLQKIHMTSENRLQVKELLKELQSQEYTTPNSGSDYEGEEEEEEEYDELDHREEGQFWITQDDGIVCTEEGVYEEDNEEETSAKPEPVISLFALGTLCRYGFDRERSRRALEAAESRGQGEVGATLELLLSQMFTERFGSTALDLQVPDPPSYEECMALRQEEAIALAAIYGERFCERISGRVWTIHLDPLWRTEVRSLTSELTKKGQVKGSSSTQVCKFYLKGSGCKFGKHCHFKHQRPTESSHHRDPCGPSQPGFSSTDSPVYQLEVRFPLGNCYPFQPSLAAFSTTNEAISGAGRLNVTEYLFGQSLSAAQEGEPVVYTLISCLEEDGPIRELLSASHHKYSAPPPVLAPPTIPATRIRSTKCTSADSTPSSATVSSQITNAAQNTDLSVMHTEGDKHNTEDFEDEQDDDDAEESVPIENESYVNFRKRMEKKSEARAEEVLQENKKLCREFRRKPSSRCYVSMQEQRVKLPVWDKRRNILDALEKNQVLVISGMTGCGKTTQIPQFILDDSLSGRGESIANIVCTQPRRISAIAVATRVAQERAEILGHSTGYQIRLETVRSSCTRLLFCTTGVLLRRLEGDAQLSGVTHIIVDEVHERTEESDFLLLVLKDLMLQRSDLKIILMSATLNADLFSQYFHKCPSIHIPGRTFPVEQFFLEDAIAMTRYVIEDRSPYRRSAKQNGPPNQRAGKAQSSVMNMEDDDDDGWSFRSFVKKDAVKESIPDQQLSVQELTLRYPTCSKPVVKTLAAMDLDKINMDLVESLLEWIVNRDHSYPPGAVLVFLPGLAEIKQLYEQLQANRMFNNRRTKKCVVYPLHSSLSNEEQQAVFTRPPEGVTKIIISTNIAETSVTIDDVVYVIDSGRMKEKRYDASRSMESLEDVWVSRANALQRRGRAGRVASGVCFHLFTSHRFTHHLSQQQLPEIQRVPLEQLCLRIKVLEVFSKSPLHSVFSRLIEPPAQGSLDAAKQRLCALGALTEAECLTPLGWHLACLPVDVRIGKLMLLGAIFRCLDPALTIAASLAFKSPFVSPWDKREEANERKLSFSLANSDHLAVLQAYKGWCTAAQNGSQAGYWYCRENFLSIRGLQEIACLKRQFAELLSDIGFVKDGLKVRNIERMSSKGTDGVLEATGYEANLNSDNTKLMSAMLCAALYPNVVQVRAPQGKYKMTSKGTVKMQPKAEELRFLTKNDGAVHIHPSSINFMVRHYDSPYLVYHEKVKTSRVFIRDCSMVCVYPMVLFGGGQVNVDLQHGEFIISLDDGWIRFTAASHEVAELVKELRWELDQLLEEKIKNPSMDLITCPRGSRIIHTIVSLISTQ; encoded by the exons ATGAGTGGGAGAAGGAGAGCAAAACCCAACCGGGGTGGAGGACGCTTTAATAAGAGTGGTGgaggtagaggaggaggaggaaggaaagCATTCAGTGCCTTGGATGACGATGATGATTTTAACCTGGATCTTGGACCAGGTCGCTCCATCAAACCTCCTTCTAAAGGCAGAGGACGAGGCACTTTTACAAGTAGAGGGCATGGGGACAGTAGAGGAAGGGGAAGAGGCAGCTCCAGAGAAGGCTCCAGGCAGAGCGAGGAAAAGCGGGATCAGGGTAGATCTGACCATTTCAAGCTGCCCCTACAGAAGATACATATGACATCAGAAAATCGGCTACAAGTAAAGGAATTATTGAAAGAACTTCAGAGTCAGGAGTATACTACTCCAAACAG tgGCTCAGACTatgagggagaggaagaggaggaggaggagtatgaTGAGCTGGACCATCGTGAGGAAGGTCAGTTCTGGATCACGCAGGATGATGGTATCGTGTGCACAGAAGAAGGTGTCTATGAAGAAGataatgaggaagaaacatcaGCCAAACCAGAACCTGTTATTTCCCTGTTTGCCTTAGGCACACTCTGCAG ATATGGCTTTGACCGTGAGCGTAGCAGGCGAGCGCTGGAAGCAGCAGAGAGCAGAGGGCAAGGGGAAGTCGGAGCAACACTGGAGCTCCTTCTCTCTCAGATGTTCACTGAACGTTTTGGCTCGACTGCTCTTGACCTTCAGGTACCTGACCCTCCATCATATGAAGAATGCATGGCCCTGCGCCAGGAGGAAGCTATTGCTTTAGCCGCCATTTATGGAGAGCGCTTCTGCGAGAGAATCAGTGGCCGCGTCTGGACCATCCATCTGGATCCGCTGTGGAGGACTGAGGTGCGTAGCCTCACCTCAGAGTTGACTAAGAAAGGACAGGTGAAAGGGTCTTCATCCACTCAGGTGTGTAAATTCTACTTAAAGGGATCAGGATGTAAATTTGGGAAGCACTGTCATTTCAAACACCAAAGACCAACTGAGTCGAGCCATCACAGAGACCCATGTGGGCCGAGCCAGCCTGGTTTTAGCAGTACTGATTCCCCTGTTTACCAGCTGGAGGTCCGCTTTCCTCTGGGAAACTGCTACCCCTTTCAGCCATCATTAGCTGCCTTCAGTACCACGAATGAGGCAATCTCTGGAGCAGGACGCCTTAATGTGACAGAATATCTCTTTGGCCAATCACTTTCAGCGGCACAAGAGGGTGAGCCTGTGGTCTACACCCTCATCTCCTGTCTTGAGGAAGATGGACCAATCAGAGAGCTCCTTTCAGCTTCACATCACAAATATAGTGCTCCACCCCCTGTGCTGGCCCCACCCACTATTCCTGCAACAAGAATTCGTAGCACTAAGTGCACCTCAGCCGACAGTACGCCAAGCAGTGCAACAGTTTCTTCGCAAATCACTAACGCAGCACAGAACACTGACCTCTCAGTCATGCATACAGAAG GagacaaacacaacactgaaGATTTCGAAGATGAgcaagatgatgatgatgctgaagAAAGTGTTCCCATAGAGAATGAGAGCTATGTGAACTTTAGAAAGAGGATGGAGAAAAAAAGTGAGGCAAGAGCTGAAGAGGTGCTGCAAGAGAACAAGAAGCTTTGTAGAGAATTCAGGAGAAAACCG TCTTCCAGGTGCTATGTGTCAATGCAGGAACAGAGGGTCAAACTGCCTGTGTGGGATAAGAGAAGGAATATTCTAGATGCTCTGGAGAAGAATCAGGTTCTGGTGATCAGTGGGATGACTGG GTGTGGTAAGACCACTCAGATTCCTCAGTTTATCCTGGATGACTCTCTGAGTGGACGAGGGGAGAGCATAGCCAACATCGTATGCACTCAGCCACGCCGTATCTCTGCAATCGCCGTGGCAACCAGGGTTGCTCAGGAACGGGCCGAGATTCTGGGCCACTCCACTGGATACCAGATCCGTTTGGAGACTGTCCGA TCCTCCTGCACTAGGCTGCTGTTCTGCACCACTGGAGTCTTGTTGCGCAGGCTAGAAGGTGACGCTCAGCTCAGTGGAGTGACACACATCATAGTAGATGAGGTTCATGAACGCACAGAGGAGAG TGACTTTCTGTTGCTGGTTCTGAAGGATCTGATGTTGCAAAGGTCTGACCTGAAGATCATCCTGATGAGTGCTACTCTCAATGCTGATCTCTTCTCCCAGTATTTCCACAAGTGCCCCTCCATCCACATACCAG GACGTACTTTCCCAGTGGAACAATTTTTCCTTGAAGACGCAATTGCGATGACCAg gtaTGTTATAGAGGATCGCAGCCCATACCGGCGCTCGGCAAAGCAGAATGGCCCGCCCAATCAAAGGGCTGGGAAAGCACAGTCTTCTGTGATGAACATGgaggacgatgatgatgatggctgGTCATTTAGATCCTTTGTAAAGAAAGATGCAGTCAAAGAATCCATCCCTGACCAGCAACTCAGTGTGCAGGAGCTCACACTCCGATATCCAA CTTGCTCAAAACCTGTGGTGAAAACCCTGGCTGCGATGGACCTGGATAAAATCAACATGGACCTTGTGGAGAGTCTACTAGAGTGGATTGTAAATAGAGACCACAGTTATCCTCCAG gtgCTGTTCTGGTTTTCTTGCCTGGATTAGCTGAAATAAAGCAGTTATATGAACAGCTACAAGCCAATAGGATGTTTAACAACAGAAGAACTAAgaa GTGTGTGGTGTACCCACTTCACTCCTCTCTGTCCAACGAGGAGCAGCAAGCAGTGTTTACACGGCCACCAGAGGGTGTGACCAAAATCATCATCTCTACCAACATTGCAGAGACGTCAGTAACCATTGATGATGTGGTATACGTCATTGACTCTGGCAGAATGAAAGAGAAGAG GTATGATGCCAGTCGCAGTATGGAGAGTTTGGAGGATGTCTGGGTGTCTCGTGCTAACGCTTTGCAGAGGAGAGGCAGAGCCGGCCGTGTGGCCTCTGGAGTCTGCTTCCATCTGTTCACCAGCCATCGCTTCACTCACCACCTAAGCCAACAGCAGCTGCCTGAAATCCAGAGAGTGCCACTGGAGCAGCTCTGCCTCAG GATTAAAGTGTTGGAGGTGTTCTCCAAGTCTCCCCTGCACTCTGTGTTTTCTCGGCTCATAGAACCTCCAGCACAAGGCAGTCTGGATGCAGCTAAGCAGAGACTCTGTGCTCTTGGTGCACTTACTGAAGCTGAGTGTCTCACTCCTCTTGGTTGGCATCTCGCCTGCCTTCCCGTGGACGTGCGCATTGGAAAGTTGATGCTGCTGGGTGCCATCTTCCGCTGCCTGGACCCAGCCCTCACCATCGCTGCTAGCCTGGCCTTTAAGAGTCCATTC GTCTCTCCATGGGATAAAAGAGAGGAGGCTAATGAAAGGAAACTCAGTTTTTCCCTTGCCAACAGTGACCATCTTGCTGTGCTACAGGCATACAAG ggTTGGTGTACTGCAGCACAGAATGGTTCACAGGCTGGCTATTGGTACTGCAGAGAGAACTTCCTGTCTATCCGGGGACTACAG GAAATAGCATGTCTGAAGAGGCAGTTTGCAGAGCTCCTCTCTGATATTGGTTTTGTAAAGGATGGACTGAAGGTAAGAAACATAGAGAGGATGAGCTCTAAAGGAACAGATGGTGTGCTGGAGGCTACAGGCTATGAG GCAAATCTAAACTCTGATAACACAAAACTGATGTCGGCAATGTTGTGTGCAGCCCTGTACCCCAATGTTGTCCAG GTGCGAGCTCCACAAGGAAAGTATAAGATGACAAGTAAAGGGACTGTGAAGATGCAACCTAAAGCTGAGGAACTCCGCTTCCTCACTAAAAACGATGGAGCAGTTCACATCCATCCTTCGTCCATCAACTTCATG GTGCGTCATTATGACAGTCCATACCTGGTTTACCACGAGAAAGTGAAGACCAGCCGTGTGTTTATCCGAGATTGCAGTATGGTATGTGTGTATCCAATGGTGCTATTCGGTGGGGGGCAGGTCAATGTGGACCTACAACATGGTGAGTTCATCATCTCTCTGGATGATGGCTGGATTCGATTCACTGCCGCCTCACATGAA GTTGCTGAGCTGGTGAAGGAGCTGCGTTGGGAGCTCGACCAGCTCCTGGAGGAAAAAATCAAGAACCCCAGCATGGACTTGATCACCTGCCCACGAGGCTCCCGCATCATACACACCATAGTATCTCTTATCTCAACCCAGTAA
- the galm gene encoding aldose 1-epimerase: MSEVKKDVLALVSGQRSVEKWTLRSKSVSVEIISLGCVIAAIRTLDRKGQSADIVLGFGDLESYLTNSRYFGAVVGRVANRIAKGQFVIEGKVYNLAINNGPNSLHGGIRGFDKAVWSCEPVPNGVRLSHMSPNGDEGYPGNLKVSVTYTLEENTLSVQYCAQTDQTTPINLTNHSYFNLAGQGAPDIYDHEVSISAEAYLPVDDNMIPTGEIRPVENSLFDLRKSVLLGSRLKELPGPGFDHNFCLWLPGQHKQEMKCARVVHPGTGRVLELSTTQPGVQFYTSNFLDGTVGGKEGTSYPKHSAFCLETQNWPDAVNQPQFPEALLRPGEEYTHTTRFTFSVVSDINIHKTD; this comes from the exons ATGTCTGAGGTGAAGAAAGATGTCTTAGCTTTAGTATCTGGTCAGCGCTCTGTTGAAAAATGGACACTGCGATCCAAGAGTGTCAGTGTAGAAATCATCTCTCTAGGCTGTGTCATAGCCGCCATCAGAACACTTGACCGGAAAGGACAAAGTGCGGATATAGTGTTGGGCTTTGGTGACCTAGAAA GTTATCTCACTAATTCTCGCTACTTTGGAGCTGTGGTAGGACGAGTAGCTAACCGTATTGCTAAGGGTCAGTTTGTAATTGAGGGAAAAGTGTATAACCTGGCTATCAATAATGGACCCAATTCCCTGCATGGTGGCATCAGGGGCTTTGATAAG GCTGTGTGGAGCTGTGAGCCTGTGCCTAATGGAGTGAGACTGAGCCACATGAGTCCAAATGGTGATGAGGGTTATCCTGGCAACCTAAAAGTTTCTGTGACCTACACACTGGAGGAAAACACAttaagtgtacagtactgtgcccAGACTGACCAAACTACACCAATCAACCTGACCAATCACTCTTATTTCAACCTGGCTGGACAG GGTGCACCAGATATTTATGATCATGAAGTAAGCATCTCAGCAGAGGCATACCTGCCTGTAGATGACAACATGATCCCTACAG GAGAAATTAGACCTGTAGAAAATTCACTCTTTGACCTACGCAAATCTGTTCTTCTTGGGTCTCGACTCAAAGAACTTCCTGGCCCTGGGTTTGACCACAATTTCTGCCTTTGGCTTCCAGGACAACATAAACAAGAGATGAAGTGTGCAAG AGTGGTTCATCCTGGGACAGGGCGTGTTCTGGAGCTGAGCACCACACAGCCTGGCGTTCAATTCTATACCTCCAACTTCCTGGATGGGACAGTTGGAGGGAAAGAAGGGACGTCATACCCAAAACACAGCGCTTTTTGTCTGGAGACACAAAACTGGCCAGATGCTGTTAATCAG CCCCAGTTTCCTGAAGCTCTGTTGAGACCGGGAGAGGAGTACACTCACACTACACGATTTACATTCTCAGTGGTTTCagacataaatatacacaaaacagaTTAG
- the cisd1 gene encoding CDGSH iron-sulfur domain-containing protein 1: protein MCSSPTLSKGEVITALAVTAGAMAIGFLIHKKIFSKAKCVKPKVNLDLQKDNPKVVHAFDIEDLGDKAVYCRCWRSKKFPYCDGAHAKHNQETGDNVGPLIIKRKDA from the exons ATGTGTAGCTCACCAACTTTATCTAAAG gtGAAGTGATCACGGCTCTGGCCGTCACTGCTGGAGCCATGGCCATCGGTTTCCTAatccacaaaaaaatattttccaaagCCAAATGCGTGAAACCAAAAGTAAACCTGGACCTTCAGAAAGACAACCCCAAAGTGGTGCATGCTTTCGATATTGAGGACCTGGGTGATAAGGCTGTCTACTGCAGATGTTGGAGATCTAAGAAG tttccATACTGTGATGGTGCTCATGCAAAACACAATCAAGAGACTGGAGACAATGTGGGCCCTCTGATCATTAAAAGGAAGGATGCATGA